The following coding sequences are from one Peromyscus eremicus chromosome X, PerEre_H2_v1, whole genome shotgun sequence window:
- the LOC131899426 gene encoding uncharacterized protein LOC131899426 has product MVLLTLDMQRFFSGKGCIFKLSALLSSLLALVFEIIIASSQCWRPWRFDNNILQFVSFGLWEAYSPQELNESGTVTKMLVHTTTDSTRTISPEFQIAQTLIVWAILMKPVVLIFGVVAIKISCMKDPFVEMATYCYNVSASVLCVSSLFTLVSVSWNHFVDHYGQTTLDFPPYFPVNEEALITKYCTTVLPLGVLTAAISLFSAVIFLSEISVLQLQSWKKAQRASIVTTQEA; this is encoded by the exons ATGGTTCTTCTCACCCTTGATATGCAAAG ATTTTTCAGTGGAAAAGGTTGCATCTTCAAGCTGAGTGCCCTTCTTAGCAGCCTATTAGCTTTGGTGTTTGAAATAATCATTGCAAGTAGCCAATGCTGGCGCCCGTGGAGATTTGACAACAACATTTTGCAATTTGTGTCCTTTGGACTCTGGGAGGCTTATTCCCCTCAAGAGCTTAATGAATCAGGGACTGTAACCAAGATGCTGGTGCACACCACTACCGATTCCACCAGGACCATTTCACCTGAGTTTCAGATTGCACAGACCCTGATAGTGTGGGCCATTTTGATGAAGCCTGTGGTTCTGATTTTTGGTGTAGTTGCTATTAAGATCAGCTGCATGAAAGATCCATTTGTGGAGATGGCGACATACTGCTACAATGTTTCTGCCTCAGTTTTGTGTGTTAGCAGCCTGTTCACATTGGTTTCCGTCAGCTGGAACCACTTTGTAGATCATTATGGCCAAACCACTCTCGACTTTCCACCATACTTTCCTGTTAATGAAGAAGCATTGATAACCAAATACTgcactactgtgctgccattaGGGGTTCTGACAGCTGCCATCTCACTTTTCAGTGCAGTTATCTTTCTTTCTGAGATAAGTGTTTTGCAACTACAGAGTTGGAAGAAGGCCCAGCGTGCTTCCATAGTGACCACTCAAGAGGCCTGA